In Silene latifolia isolate original U9 population chromosome 3, ASM4854445v1, whole genome shotgun sequence, a single window of DNA contains:
- the LOC141649480 gene encoding uncharacterized protein LOC141649480 — MCEVLKICYKIEERMPLWDALMSWSILDPWVVLGDFNNVLYSNERIGKVVRDAEMFPFQNAMTSCDLQDMKSMGAFFTWTNKQPSKTRVYSRIDRVFVNSAWMNAWPDYFAYFAPEGYFDHCPCIVDCESVALPRRKPFKFFNMWSKIGEYKDVVKGG, encoded by the coding sequence ATGTGTGAAGTATTAAAAATATGCTATAAGATTGAGGAGAGAATGCCACTTTGGGATGCCTTAATGAGTTGGAGTATTTTGGACCCCTGGGTGGTTCTTGGTGATTTTAATAATGTGTTGTACTCAAATGAGAGAATTGGCAAGGTTGTTCGAGATGCTGAAATGTTTCCTTTTCAAAATGCCATGACTTCTTGTGACCTTCAAGATATGAAATCCATGGGAGCTTTTTTCACCTGGACTAACAAACAACCTAGTAAAACTAGAGTTTATAGTAGAATTGATAGGGTTTTTGTTAATTCTGCCTGGATGAATGCTTGGCCTGATTATTTTGCATATTTTGCTCCTGAGGGATATTTTGATCATTGTCCGTGTATTGTTGACTGTGAGAGTGTTGCTCTACCTAGGAGGAAACCTTTCAAGTTTTTCAATATGTGGAGCAAGATAGGAGAGTATAAAGATGTGGTTAAAGGAGGATAA
- the LOC141649481 gene encoding uncharacterized protein LOC141649481 — MGYKPSAASSWAWRKICEVKEKFKPAFTSGKGMSDDDEYSISTGYSWLEHTYPVVQWHRSVWNRFNLSKHNFNQWLIQQGRLLTLDRLGQFGITQHTVCFLCGEKPETHQHIFHECIYAEHCYMQMYLWLDLPGRFQAITDPVQMLRQRGCSALVRLVLSSLVVAMHYNIWNARNKCRVEGYVILPSVQVKCIQKESKLRLMAIDKGTLKQADVSWCRLQGLL, encoded by the coding sequence ATGGGTTATAAACCGTCTGCAGCTAGCTCCTGGGCCTGGCGTAAAATTTGTGAGGTCAAAGAGAAATTTAAACCAGCTTTTACTAGTGGTAAAGGGATGAGTGATGATGATGAATACTCCATCTCTACTGGTTACTCTTGGTTGGAACATACTTATCCTGTGGTGCAATGGCATAGGAGTGTCTGGAATAGATTTAATCTGAGTAAGCATAATTTCAATCAATGGCTTATTCAGCAGGGCAGACTGCTCACTCTAGATAGACTTGGGCAATTTGGGATTACTCAGCATACAGTTTGTTTTCTCTGTGGAGAAAAGCCTGAAACTCATCAGCATATCTTCCATGAGTGTATTTATGCTGAACATTGTTATATGCAGATGTATCTTTGGCTTGACCTTCCTGGGAGGTTTCAAGCCATTACTGACCCTGTTCAGATGCTCAGGCAGAGAGGTTGCTCTGCTTTAGTGCGTTTGGTGCTTAGTTCTCTGGTGGTGGCTATGCATTATAACATTTGGAATGCAAGGAACAAGTGCAGAGTGGAGGGTTATGTCATTCTCCCTAGTGTGCAGGTTAAATGTATTCAGAAGGAAAGCAAGCTACGTTTAATGGCTATTGATAAAGGGACTTTGAAGCAGGCTGATGTTAGTTGGTGCAGGCTACAGGGTCTGCTGTAG